In the Sandaracinaceae bacterium genome, CGCACCTCCTCGGCGAAGCGGGCGAGGCCGCGCTGGCCGGCCTCACGGCGGATGCGCTTGAGGGCGACCTTGCGGTCGATGTCGAGATCGCGCGCGAGCGCGACGATGCCCATGCCGCCCTCGCCCAGCAGGCGCTCGGTCTCGTAGCGATCCCGGGGCTCGTGCACGAGCCGCAGCTCGCCGTCGGTCACCTCCACGCGTGGCAGCACGGTCGTCGTGCGTCCGGAAGTGGTGCGGCCGGGTAGGGTCGCGCCCGTGTTCGTTCGATCGTCGGTGCGCGCGTCCAGCAGCGTCGCCGCGTCCCCCACCTGCGTGTCCGCGGTCCCCTGCGCCCTGTCCGTGCTGCTCATCCCATCGAGTGTCGGTTCGCGCGACGCGGACCGCAATCCCCTCCCTCACGGGTCGGTCGCGGCGAGGCGCGCGTAGAAGTCCCGCATCACCCCGTCGCGGTGGAGGTCGCGCACCTCGCGCATGACCGGCGCGCCCGCGCGGGGTGACCAGCGGAGCGCCTCGTCGAGCGAGGGCGTGGCCACCAGCGCGCTCTCGGTCCACGCCGGGTCCAGCGCCCAGGCCGTCACCGCCATGTCCCAGAGCACCTTGGAGCGCCCCGCGAAGTGGTCGCCGTCGATGGGGTGGTTCTCGTAGAGCGTGAAGAGGTACTCGCGCAGCGCCCCCGCGCCCTCGACGTTCGCCGCGATCTCGGGCCGCGTGACGCGCAGCTCCTCGGCCACGAAGAAGCCCGGCACGTAGACGAAGGGCACGCCGGACGCGAGGACCACGCGCGCCGCGGCGACGTCCTGCGCGAGGTTGTAGGACGCGTTGGGCGACGGCCAGAAGCTCGGGTAGGCGCTCGCCCAGACGACGACGATGTGCTCCACGAGGTCGGGCGCGAGCAGGAGCGCGGAGGCGACGTTGGTGATGGCCCCGAGCGCGAGCACGTAGAGCGGGCCGTCGCGCGGCTCGCGGGCGAGCGCGATGAGGCTCTCGGTCGCCTCGGACGCGACGGGCGCGAGCGGATCGGTCCCGAGGTAGCGGCCCGCGCCGTGGAAGACCGGCAGGTCGCGGCCGAGCAGCGCGGTG is a window encoding:
- a CDS encoding nucleoside hydrolase, whose product is MRRAAWAIALLITCTTASCGDGDGGEPDASVDAGREDAGRFDDVAWPALDEAARDEALAPREGVIEVVIDTDLGNEIDDQFAVVHALLAPERLDVRAIHAAPWGISGELITSPAFTSVLDARLLREQLAERGVDPASFPTIRPSIGMSRAFDEATEITALLGRDLPVFHGAGRYLGTDPLAPVASEATESLIALAREPRDGPLYVLALGAITNVASALLLAPDLVEHIVVVWASAYPSFWPSPNASYNLAQDVAAARVVLASGVPFVYVPGFFVAEELRVTRPEIAANVEGAGALREYLFTLYENHPIDGDHFAGRSKVLWDMAVTAWALDPAWTESALVATPSLDEALRWSPRAGAPVMREVRDLHRDGVMRDFYARLAATDP